From Enterococcus wangshanyuanii, the proteins below share one genomic window:
- a CDS encoding LPXTG cell wall anchor domain-containing protein → MKKVIFCFAALLALLPITSFAEDPLSSSDVGAVENSSIAKETQSSDNELTQTLESSLSQTEDSSTVETSNSAENAYGDHMDSTLVVFQGDTVSAEMLEADGSTHGAALRDLKLLEEPSTKTLGRNVVKVSFMLYLLDSDEKQTVTLDMSYTVVPASPTFDVQFVSYDSAKKEVKGKVTAINGGTNAGVSIYGYSVPSRLGLTVTTIKELYPLINPGNTVVTDTDGYFTLPYEDGFSFAAFSPQSGDYSPVYTLDEQAFAGVPVTESSTSDSSSTVQSSSATKEEKKKGLFPSTGEKKTVYYSIAGIAILLLIVLFLFIRSKKGKNN, encoded by the coding sequence ATGAAAAAAGTAATTTTTTGTTTTGCAGCTTTATTAGCACTGTTACCAATTACCAGTTTTGCCGAAGATCCACTAAGCTCTTCGGATGTCGGTGCCGTTGAAAATTCATCGATCGCGAAGGAGACGCAAAGCTCTGATAATGAATTAACACAAACACTCGAAAGTAGCCTATCACAAACTGAGGATTCCAGTACTGTCGAAACATCAAACTCTGCAGAAAATGCTTATGGCGATCACATGGACTCAACTTTAGTTGTTTTTCAGGGCGATACTGTAAGTGCTGAGATGCTCGAAGCAGATGGTTCTACTCATGGCGCTGCGCTTAGAGATTTAAAGCTCTTAGAAGAACCTTCAACAAAGACACTTGGTCGCAATGTCGTGAAAGTTAGCTTCATGCTTTATCTTTTAGATAGCGATGAAAAACAAACGGTCACTCTAGACATGAGTTATACCGTAGTGCCAGCATCACCAACCTTTGATGTCCAATTTGTCTCTTATGATTCAGCAAAAAAAGAAGTCAAAGGGAAAGTTACAGCTATCAATGGAGGAACCAACGCAGGCGTTTCTATTTATGGCTATAGCGTTCCAAGTCGTTTAGGGCTTACTGTTACAACGATCAAAGAGTTATATCCATTAATAAATCCTGGTAATACAGTCGTCACTGATACTGATGGATATTTTACTCTTCCTTATGAAGATGGGTTTAGCTTTGCTGCGTTTTCTCCACAATCTGGTGACTATTCACCAGTCTATACTTTAGATGAACAAGCCTTTGCAGGAGTACCAGTTACTGAATCATCAACCTCGGATAGCAGCAGTACCGTTCAATCTTCTTCGGCAACAAAAGAAGAAAAGAAAAAAGGCTTATTTCCAAGTACTGGTGAAAAGAAAACCGTCTATTATTCCATCGCAGGAATCGCTATCCTATTATTGATCGTACTATTTTTATTTATTAGAAGTAAAAAAGGCAAAAATAATTAA
- a CDS encoding biotin--[acetyl-CoA-carboxylase] ligase has protein sequence MSTKSQVLTLLMKQAPDFISGEEMAQQLSLSRTAIWKAINELKKEGHMISSSRNKGYSYDTTDILSAEGIKLALSPTTPTLSITILDSSESTMKDAKLAAINGEPNNTLIVADIQEAPKGRFGRPFFSKAGSGIYMSMLLRPNQRFEEMAQYTVIMAVAAARAMDELANVTTEIKWVNDIYLNGKKIGGILSEAMSDVESGQISNVIIGMGINFSLKQEEFPEELQEKATSLFSSKTPTVTRNELIAAIWNQFYRILEQLPAEDFLEEYRQKSFVLGKTVSFSQAGTEYIGTATGINERGELIVKLSDDTEKIISSGEISLSTIK, from the coding sequence ATGTCAACTAAAAGTCAGGTACTAACCCTATTAATGAAACAAGCGCCAGATTTCATTTCGGGAGAAGAAATGGCTCAACAGCTGTCTTTATCTCGAACCGCTATTTGGAAAGCCATCAACGAACTAAAAAAAGAGGGACATATGATTTCAAGCAGCCGGAATAAAGGTTACAGTTACGACACGACGGATATATTATCCGCAGAAGGCATTAAACTAGCCTTAAGTCCCACAACGCCAACGCTTTCGATCACAATTCTTGATTCTTCTGAATCGACAATGAAAGATGCCAAATTAGCAGCAATCAACGGAGAGCCAAATAATACGTTGATCGTCGCAGATATTCAGGAAGCGCCTAAAGGACGTTTTGGACGCCCGTTCTTTTCAAAAGCAGGCAGTGGTATTTATATGAGCATGCTTTTAAGACCTAATCAACGATTTGAAGAAATGGCTCAGTATACAGTCATCATGGCTGTCGCTGCCGCCCGCGCAATGGACGAATTAGCAAACGTAACAACGGAAATCAAGTGGGTCAATGATATTTACCTGAATGGTAAAAAAATCGGTGGTATTTTATCTGAAGCAATGAGTGATGTAGAATCTGGCCAGATTTCAAATGTCATTATTGGGATGGGCATCAATTTTTCGCTCAAACAAGAAGAATTTCCAGAAGAGCTACAAGAAAAAGCCACTTCACTATTTTCCAGCAAGACTCCTACTGTCACACGCAATGAGCTGATTGCAGCCATTTGGAATCAGTTTTATCGAATTCTGGAACAATTACCAGCAGAAGACTTTTTAGAAGAGTATCGACAAAAATCCTTTGTTTTAGGCAAGACAGTTTCTTTTTCTCAAGCTGGAACAGAATATATTGGAACAGCGACTGGAATCAACGAACGTGGCGAGTTGATCGTTAAACTGTCAGATGACACTGAGAAAATTATTTCTTCTGGTGAAATCAGCTTGAGCACAATCAAATAA
- a CDS encoding zinc ribbon domain-containing protein, whose product MEKQQYVCDKCGNMHYVSDQFQATGGNFAKIFDVQNKKFITISCTKCGFTELYRGQTSDGWNVLDFLIGG is encoded by the coding sequence ATGGAAAAGCAACAATACGTTTGTGATAAGTGTGGAAATATGCATTATGTTTCAGATCAATTTCAGGCAACTGGAGGAAACTTTGCGAAAATATTCGATGTCCAAAACAAGAAATTTATTACGATCAGCTGTACAAAATGCGGATTCACTGAATTGTATCGCGGTCAAACATCTGATGGATGGAATGTCCTTGATTTCTTGATAGGTGGATAA
- a CDS encoding ABC transporter ATP-binding protein, whose translation MQPVLTINNLHQYFERGTVNENHVLKGIDLTINQGEFITIIGGNGAGKSTLLNSIAGTLPIEEGQLTLQGKDITKQRVVARSKQISRVFQDPKMGTAVRLTVEENMALAMKRGKKRGLGNGVRKNDRDFFKEQLASLNLGLENRLTAEIGLLSGGQRQAITLLMATLIRPELILLDEHTAALDPKTSITVMELTEKLIQEHQLTAFMVTHDMEDAIRYGNRLIMLHQGQVVVDVPAEQKKDLTVNELMDMFHKNSGQELKDDQLLLV comes from the coding sequence ATGCAGCCAGTATTAACGATCAACAATTTACATCAATACTTTGAACGCGGAACAGTCAATGAAAATCACGTGTTAAAAGGAATCGATTTGACGATCAATCAAGGTGAATTCATCACGATCATCGGTGGAAACGGTGCGGGTAAATCAACACTTTTAAACAGCATCGCAGGAACTTTACCCATCGAAGAAGGACAATTGACCTTACAAGGAAAAGACATTACGAAACAACGTGTCGTTGCTCGATCAAAACAAATCAGTCGCGTATTCCAAGACCCTAAAATGGGGACGGCAGTTCGTTTGACAGTAGAAGAAAATATGGCCCTTGCTATGAAACGAGGAAAAAAACGCGGACTTGGCAATGGTGTTCGTAAAAACGATCGTGATTTCTTTAAAGAGCAATTAGCTAGTCTAAATTTAGGACTGGAAAATCGTTTAACTGCAGAAATCGGCTTATTATCTGGTGGTCAACGTCAGGCAATCACTCTTTTGATGGCCACTCTGATTCGACCAGAACTGATTTTATTAGATGAACATACTGCCGCATTAGATCCAAAAACATCGATCACCGTTATGGAATTGACTGAAAAATTGATTCAAGAACACCAATTGACTGCCTTTATGGTTACTCATGATATGGAAGATGCTATTCGTTATGGGAACCGATTGATCATGCTGCATCAAGGGCAAGTGGTGGTTGATGTTCCCGCTGAACAGAAAAAAGATTTGACTGTGAATGAATTGATGGACATGTTCCACAAAAACAGTGGACAAGAGTTAAAAGACGATCAGTTACTTCTCGTTTAA
- a CDS encoding ABC transporter permease encodes MIDILLSSTSQGLLWSLLAIGVFLTYRILDIADLTTEGSFPLGGAVAAVILAKDPASWPAPFQSLFSLHSMVAPITALIIAFIAGMLAGLVSGLLHTKLKIPALLAGIITMTGLYSINSRIMGAPNISLIGTDSIFSHAQSLGLSKVNSTIFVGALIVIIVIILLVLFFRTEIGLATRATGDNLDMSEANGINTDNMKIIGYMLSNGCIALAGALLVQNNNFADLNSGIGTIVIGLASIIIAEVLFKNKSLGLRLITIVIGAILYRFILACVLELRVDPADLKLFSAIILVICLSSPLIQKKLGFSKIGKRKGGAN; translated from the coding sequence TTGATAGACATATTACTTTCCTCCACCTCGCAAGGCCTTTTATGGTCATTATTGGCGATTGGGGTATTCCTGACTTACCGTATTTTAGATATTGCTGATTTAACTACCGAAGGGAGTTTTCCTTTAGGCGGTGCTGTAGCAGCAGTGATCTTAGCAAAAGATCCCGCTTCCTGGCCTGCTCCTTTTCAATCATTGTTCAGTCTCCATTCCATGGTAGCGCCGATTACAGCATTAATTATTGCTTTTATTGCAGGGATGCTGGCTGGACTTGTTTCTGGTTTACTGCATACAAAACTAAAAATCCCTGCTCTATTAGCAGGCATCATTACCATGACTGGCTTGTACAGTATCAACTCCCGTATTATGGGCGCGCCGAATATTTCTTTGATTGGGACAGATTCGATTTTCTCACATGCTCAATCCTTAGGCCTTTCAAAGGTAAACAGCACGATTTTTGTCGGTGCATTGATTGTGATCATCGTTATTATTTTACTTGTTTTATTCTTTAGAACAGAAATCGGATTGGCTACTCGCGCCACTGGAGATAATCTTGATATGAGTGAAGCAAACGGGATCAATACAGATAACATGAAAATCATCGGCTATATGCTGTCAAATGGCTGTATTGCTCTAGCTGGTGCTTTGTTAGTTCAAAACAATAACTTTGCCGATCTGAATTCTGGAATAGGGACAATTGTTATTGGATTGGCTTCGATTATTATTGCCGAAGTCTTATTCAAAAATAAATCATTAGGTCTACGCTTGATTACAATCGTGATCGGCGCCATTCTTTACCGTTTTATTCTTGCCTGCGTATTAGAGTTACGTGTCGATCCAGCAGACTTAAAACTATTCTCAGCAATTATTTTAGTGATCTGCTTATCATCACCATTGATCCAAAAAAAATTAGGGTTCTCTAAAATAGGTAAACGCAAAGGAGGCGCTAATTAA
- a CDS encoding ABC transporter substrate-binding protein, with amino-acid sequence MKKKLLGLSILSAVALLTLGACGNDKKADSGSDSDMKKIGVLQPVEHGSLDAAFEGFKEGLAENGFKEGENLTIEYTNAQNDQAQLKSMSEKLVKEKPDLLLGIATPAAQSLLNETTDIPIVVTAVTDLVGAKLVKSDEKPGGNVTGTTDIVPIDKQIALLLNIVPDAKTVGIMYNAGEANSKIQADMAEKALKAEGIQTKILTANSTNDVQQVTTSLAKDVDAIYIPTDNTFASAAAVIGEVAKEHKIPVIAGSIEQVEQGGLATVGIDYKALGKQTGVMAAKILKGEAQPADMPVEKAKDLELFVNEDMAKALDIDPDTIKAP; translated from the coding sequence ATGAAAAAGAAATTACTAGGATTGAGTATTTTATCAGCAGTCGCTTTACTTACACTTGGCGCTTGTGGAAACGACAAAAAAGCAGATTCAGGATCAGACAGTGACATGAAAAAAATCGGTGTGTTACAACCTGTCGAACATGGTTCATTGGATGCTGCTTTTGAAGGATTCAAAGAAGGCTTAGCTGAAAATGGCTTTAAAGAAGGCGAAAACCTAACGATCGAATACACCAATGCACAAAATGATCAGGCCCAATTAAAAAGCATGAGCGAAAAGTTGGTCAAAGAAAAGCCCGATTTATTGCTAGGGATCGCAACACCTGCTGCACAATCATTATTAAACGAAACCACAGATATCCCCATTGTAGTAACTGCCGTTACTGATTTAGTTGGAGCCAAATTAGTGAAATCAGACGAAAAGCCAGGCGGAAATGTAACAGGAACAACCGATATCGTACCGATCGACAAGCAAATTGCTTTATTGCTAAACATCGTTCCTGATGCGAAAACCGTTGGAATCATGTACAACGCTGGAGAAGCCAACTCCAAGATCCAAGCTGACATGGCTGAAAAAGCCCTAAAAGCTGAAGGCATCCAGACAAAAATTTTAACAGCAAACTCAACAAATGATGTTCAACAAGTAACAACTAGCTTAGCAAAAGATGTTGATGCTATCTATATTCCTACAGATAATACCTTCGCTTCCGCCGCTGCAGTCATCGGAGAAGTAGCTAAAGAACATAAAATCCCTGTGATTGCTGGTTCGATCGAGCAAGTAGAACAAGGTGGGCTAGCAACTGTTGGGATCGACTACAAAGCGTTAGGGAAACAAACAGGTGTCATGGCAGCTAAAATCCTTAAAGGAGAAGCACAGCCTGCAGATATGCCTGTTGAAAAAGCCAAAGACTTAGAACTGTTTGTAAATGAAGACATGGCAAAAGCGCTAGATATCGATCCAGACACGATCAAAGCGCCTTGA
- a CDS encoding polymer-forming cytoskeletal protein, whose translation MISKKLVTLGTLAATVLVLGACNSDSKDTKASSSDSKTEATSTSSSMDAVSSASVSDKPEVLETALGEDGNWIIAATADVTFDKDVTVAGEFHDKGDSSADIYRKLALYSQDADRKVTAEYTITVPELVVESENFNIVNGTVKGNILVKANGFVLNGAKVDGNVTFEKEEYKTSAKLDEEGAEVTGDVTVQ comes from the coding sequence ATGATTTCAAAAAAATTAGTTACCTTAGGTACATTAGCAGCAACAGTATTGGTATTAGGCGCATGTAACAGCGACAGTAAAGACACAAAAGCAAGCTCATCTGACAGTAAAACAGAAGCAACTTCAACAAGCTCAAGCATGGATGCTGTAAGTTCAGCTTCAGTGAGTGACAAACCAGAAGTGCTTGAAACAGCATTAGGCGAAGACGGAAACTGGATCATTGCAGCAACTGCAGACGTTACTTTCGATAAAGATGTAACTGTTGCAGGTGAATTCCATGATAAGGGAGATTCTTCAGCGGATATTTATAGAAAATTAGCGTTATATTCACAAGACGCAGATCGTAAAGTGACTGCTGAATACACAATCACTGTTCCTGAATTAGTGGTTGAATCTGAAAACTTCAATATCGTTAACGGAACAGTTAAAGGAAACATCTTAGTAAAAGCAAATGGTTTTGTTTTGAATGGCGCAAAAGTTGACGGAAACGTGACTTTTGAAAAAGAAGAATACAAAACATCTGCTAAACTTGATGAAGAAGGCGCAGAAGTAACTGGTGACGTAACCGTTCAATAA
- the rpoB gene encoding DNA-directed RNA polymerase subunit beta: MAGHVVKYGKHRERRSFARISEVLELPNLIEIQTDSYQWFLDEGLREMFEDILPIDDFQGNLSLEFVDYELKEPKYTVEEARSHDANYSAPLHVTLRLTNRESGEIKSQEVFFGDFPLMTEMGTFIINGAERVIVSQLVRSPGVYFHGKVDKNGKEGFGSTVIPNRGAWLEMETDAKDISYVRIDRTRKIPLTVLVRALGFGSDDTIFEIFGESLSLRNTIEKDLHKNASDSRTEEGLKDIYERLRPGEPKTADSSRNLLNARFFDPKRYDLANVGRYKVNKKLDLKTRLLNLTLGETLIDPETGEILVEKGTVLTHQVMETLGEHIDNGLNSVTYYPSEDGVVTEPMTVQVIKVLSPKDPERIVNVIGNGYPDTSVKTVRPADIVASMSYFFNLQEDIGNVDDIDHLGNRRIRSVGELLQNQFRIGLARMERVVRERMSIQDTETLTPQQLINIRPVVASIKEFFGSSQLSQFMDQTNPLGELTHKRRLSALGPGGLTRDRAGYEVRDVHYSHYGRMCPIETPEGPNIGLINSLSSYAKVNKFGFIETPYRRVDRATGKVTDQVDYLTADTEDHYIVAQANSRLNEDGTFAEELVMARLQSENLEVTIDKVDYMDVSPKQVVAVATACIPFLENDDSNRALMGANMQRQAVPLIQPRSPLVGTGMEYKSAHDSGAALLCKHDGVVEYVDASEVRVRRDNGALDKYMVTKFRRSNSGTSYNQRPIVLLGEKVEKGDTLADGPSMEEGEMALGQNVLVGFMTWEGYNYEDAIIMSRRLVKDDVYTSIHIEEYESEARDTKLGPEEITREIPNVGEDALKDLDEMGIIRIGAEVKDGDLLVGKVTPKGVTELSAEERLLHAIFGEKAREVRDTSLRVPHGGGGIVHDVKIFTREAGDELSPGVNMLVRVYIVQKRKINEGDKMAGRHGNKGVVSRIMPEEDMPFLPDGTPIDIMLNPLGVPSRMNIGQVLELHLGMAARQLGIHIATPVFDGANDDDVWDTVREAGMASDAKTVLYDGRTGEPFDNRISVGVMYMIKLAHMVDDKLHARSIGPYSLVTQQPLGGKAQFGGQRFGEMEVWALEAYGAAYTLQEILTYKSDDVVGRVKTYEAIVKGEPIPKPGVPESFRVLVKELQSLGLDMRVLDIEEQEIELRDMDDDDDDLITVDALTKFAEQQSAKQLEKEAAEAKEAADAVLEQEIETAEDTKN; this comes from the coding sequence TTGGCTGGACACGTAGTAAAATACGGAAAACACCGCGAACGTAGAAGTTTCGCCCGGATCAGTGAAGTGTTGGAATTACCCAACTTGATTGAGATTCAAACAGACTCTTACCAATGGTTTTTAGATGAAGGCTTAAGAGAAATGTTTGAAGACATTTTACCAATTGATGATTTCCAAGGAAATCTATCGTTGGAATTCGTGGATTATGAATTAAAAGAACCTAAGTACACTGTAGAAGAAGCGCGTTCACATGACGCAAACTATTCTGCACCTTTACATGTCACTCTAAGATTAACAAACCGTGAATCTGGAGAAATCAAATCACAAGAAGTTTTCTTCGGTGATTTCCCTCTAATGACTGAAATGGGAACATTTATCATCAATGGAGCAGAACGTGTTATCGTTTCTCAATTAGTACGTTCACCAGGTGTATATTTCCATGGCAAAGTAGATAAAAATGGGAAAGAAGGCTTTGGCTCAACTGTGATCCCTAACCGTGGCGCATGGTTGGAAATGGAAACAGATGCCAAGGATATTTCTTATGTGCGTATTGACCGTACTCGTAAAATTCCTTTAACTGTCTTAGTCCGTGCTTTAGGTTTCGGTTCTGATGATACGATTTTTGAAATTTTCGGTGAGTCATTAAGTTTACGTAATACGATCGAAAAAGATTTACACAAAAATGCTAGCGATTCTCGTACAGAAGAAGGGCTAAAAGATATTTATGAGCGTCTTCGCCCAGGCGAACCTAAAACAGCAGATAGTTCTCGTAACTTACTGAATGCTCGTTTCTTTGATCCAAAACGTTACGACTTAGCAAATGTTGGTCGTTATAAAGTCAACAAAAAATTAGATTTAAAAACACGTCTATTGAACCTAACTTTAGGAGAAACACTGATCGATCCTGAAACAGGAGAAATCCTTGTTGAAAAAGGAACAGTGTTGACGCACCAAGTAATGGAAACATTAGGTGAGCATATCGATAACGGACTAAACAGCGTGACTTATTACCCTAGCGAAGACGGTGTGGTAACTGAACCAATGACAGTTCAAGTCATCAAAGTTCTTTCTCCAAAAGATCCTGAGCGTATCGTTAATGTGATCGGTAATGGGTATCCTGATACAAGTGTGAAAACAGTTCGTCCAGCAGATATCGTTGCTTCAATGAGCTACTTCTTCAATTTACAAGAAGATATCGGTAATGTGGATGACATCGATCACTTAGGAAACCGTCGTATCCGTTCAGTCGGTGAATTATTACAAAATCAATTCCGTATCGGTTTAGCGCGTATGGAACGTGTGGTTCGTGAAAGAATGTCTATTCAAGACACTGAAACATTGACACCACAACAATTGATCAATATTCGTCCAGTTGTAGCAAGTATCAAAGAATTCTTTGGTTCTTCTCAGCTATCACAGTTCATGGACCAAACAAATCCTCTAGGTGAGTTGACACACAAACGTCGTCTATCTGCCTTAGGACCTGGTGGTTTGACTCGTGACCGTGCCGGCTATGAAGTACGAGACGTTCACTATTCTCACTATGGCCGTATGTGTCCGATCGAAACGCCTGAGGGCCCGAATATCGGTTTGATCAATAGCTTATCAAGTTATGCCAAAGTCAATAAATTTGGCTTTATTGAAACTCCGTATCGTCGTGTGGACCGTGCAACTGGAAAAGTAACAGACCAAGTGGATTACCTAACTGCTGACACGGAAGACCACTATATCGTAGCGCAAGCAAACTCACGTTTAAACGAAGATGGAACCTTTGCTGAAGAATTAGTAATGGCTCGTCTACAAAGTGAAAACCTTGAAGTAACGATCGATAAAGTCGATTACATGGACGTTTCACCGAAACAAGTAGTTGCCGTGGCGACTGCATGTATTCCTTTCTTGGAAAACGATGACTCCAACCGTGCCTTGATGGGTGCCAACATGCAACGTCAAGCAGTGCCTTTGATCCAACCTCGTTCACCACTTGTGGGAACTGGTATGGAATACAAATCTGCACATGACTCAGGTGCCGCTCTTTTATGTAAACATGATGGTGTCGTTGAATATGTGGATGCATCAGAAGTACGCGTTCGCCGTGACAATGGCGCATTAGATAAATACATGGTCACAAAATTCCGTCGTTCAAATTCAGGTACAAGCTACAACCAACGTCCAATCGTTCTTTTAGGCGAAAAAGTTGAAAAAGGCGATACATTAGCAGATGGACCTTCTATGGAAGAAGGAGAAATGGCTTTAGGACAAAACGTACTTGTTGGATTCATGACGTGGGAAGGGTACAACTACGAGGATGCGATCATCATGAGCCGTCGTTTGGTGAAAGATGATGTGTATACATCTATTCATATTGAAGAATATGAATCAGAAGCTCGTGATACAAAATTAGGACCTGAAGAAATCACTCGCGAAATTCCAAACGTTGGTGAAGATGCGTTGAAAGATCTTGACGAAATGGGAATCATTCGTATCGGTGCTGAGGTTAAAGATGGCGATCTATTAGTAGGTAAAGTAACGCCTAAAGGGGTAACTGAGTTATCTGCTGAAGAGCGTTTACTACATGCAATCTTTGGTGAAAAAGCCCGTGAAGTTCGTGATACCTCTCTACGTGTGCCTCATGGCGGCGGCGGGATCGTTCACGATGTGAAAATCTTTACTCGCGAAGCTGGCGACGAATTGTCACCAGGTGTGAATATGCTCGTTCGTGTGTATATCGTTCAAAAACGTAAGATCAACGAAGGGGATAAAATGGCCGGTCGTCACGGAAATAAAGGGGTCGTATCCCGTATTATGCCGGAAGAAGACATGCCGTTCTTACCAGATGGCACACCGATCGATATCATGTTGAACCCATTAGGGGTACCATCACGTATGAATATCGGACAAGTACTAGAGTTGCACTTAGGAATGGCTGCCCGTCAATTAGGTATCCACATTGCAACGCCAGTATTTGATGGGGCTAATGATGATGACGTTTGGGACACTGTTCGTGAAGCTGGTATGGCTAGTGATGCGAAAACAGTACTTTACGATGGACGTACTGGTGAACCATTCGATAACCGTATCTCTGTTGGTGTAATGTACATGATCAAATTGGCCCACATGGTCGATGATAAATTGCATGCTCGTTCTATTGGACCATACTCACTTGTTACTCAACAACCACTTGGAGGTAAAGCTCAATTTGGTGGACAACGTTTTGGGGAAATGGAAGTATGGGCACTGGAAGCATATGGTGCAGCTTATACATTACAAGAAATCTTAACGTACAAATCTGATGACGTGGTTGGTCGTGTGAAAACATACGAAGCGATCGTCAAAGGTGAACCAATTCCAAAACCAGGTGTACCGGAATCATTCCGTGTATTGGTGAAAGAGTTACAATCACTTGGATTAGATATGCGCGTATTGGACATTGAAGAACAAGAAATCGAATTGCGTGATATGGATGACGATGATGATGACTTGATCACAGTTGATGCCCTAACAAAATTTGCCGAACAACAATCAGCGAAACAATTAGAAAAAGAAGCAGCTGAAGCAAAAGAAGCTGCCGATGCAGTTCTTGAACAAGAAATTGAAACAGCTGAAGATACTAAAAACTAA